The DNA region TTACACCCAACAAGGCGATAATTTTTTTTCTTTGCTAATTTTACTAAAGCAGGTAAAGACGCTCCGCAAAAATTCGGCATTCCACGGGTTAATGGGTACGTATATGCATTAAAATCGTCTTTATATGGAGCTGTTAACGCCTTATCCGGGCCGATTATATCTTGGTACTCAATTACAACAACTCTGGGGTTAATTACACTTATTGCTTCCCATATCCAGTAATCCATACCGTCCATATCTATTGATAAAAGATCTATTTCTCCCATAAAACCATTTTTCTTGATAATCTCATTGACATTATCCCGGGTTATCCAAGAATGTACAAAAACAGGAGGATATATCCAGGTATGTATATTTTTCTTGTAAAATTCTTGCCCTTCTTTGACTAGAGTCTCGTTACCGTCTACTAGCAGCCCATGCCATCCATGATTAATAATTAGATTTGCAGTATTGCATTCAATCCCATCTCCAGCACAAATCTCGACTGACTTTTTAATAGCCGCTCCAATTATTGAGAAAATATATAGCAGAATACCATCTTCATCTGTCTGAGAAAAAACTTTAAATCCAACCTCATCTATACCTGGGAGGCGATTTTTTGACTCGGCAAATAATTTATAAGCCAACTTTAATTGCAGCTGACAAACCGCGGAGGAGTAATTCTCTTGTTTAAGAAGAGGGGAAACTAAAAAGCCCCTAGCTTTACATGCTATCTTTTTTAATAAATTCATATTTTTTCTTTCTTTATTCTATCTATGTAGTTACAAAAATCTAGGATTGTTATATTTTTTTGCTATATTGATTTTATTCAAAATGCACTATTTTTATAAAAACTCCCTCGCCTTCCCTAACCATAGTAACTAGCTACTTACCGTAAAACATGATTATATACATATATGAGCTATATTTTATCACAAGTATATGATTATAGAAATAAATTTCTGATATGTGTCTGATATGTGTCAAGCCAAAATAGAAAAGCCAAAATAGAAATGATTTGACCTCGAAATGATCAAAGGGTATAATATGGACTTATAGCCCTGAAGAAGAAAGCATGAAATATCTTGCGATTTCAACGACCAAACATTAAAATACTGTCCAGCCTACTCGCAGCATGGGACTTACTCCAGAAAACCGGCGTAAGTGTCTATTATCTTATAATCTCATCAATCCTCGCGATAGTTTCCAGCATTTTTGAAGGCATCAGCGCGATCACTCTTATACCATTATTAAACGGGGTAATACATGTAGATTTTAGTTTCACTAAAGAAAATAAAGCATTTTCTTATCTTATTTATATATTTTCCGGCAATCTCAACCTTTCCAATACCGCTATATTCATAATCCTTTTAGTAATCGTTTTCCTATCGGCTGTGTTAAAAAATATTTTCCAATATCTCTCCGCTTTGAGTTTTTCATATTTTTCGTGGCAGTCAATTAATAAGTTACGTACGTCTATTTTTGACCGCTATCTCTCATTCGGAAAATTATTTTATGACCGATCAAGCGCGGGATACCTCCAAACTGTTATGCTGGATTATACAAACCAAATTTCCCAGAGGATGCTGCAAGCAAACGTAGCGTTGACTCAAATATTTCTGCTTGTCATATACTCTATTTTAATGATTTTCATATCATGGAAACTTACGTTAGTTATAATTATTATCTCCCCATTTTTTTACTTTGGCTCGCAATGGCTTATTGTAAAGATCAAGAAAAACTCCAACGCTTATACCGAATTTTACGCAGCTATGAGCCGCAAGCTGCAAAATGTTCTTTCCTGCATTCCGTTGGTTAAAGTCTATAACAACGAAGATGGAGAAAATAGGGATTTCATTCGCATAAATAATATTACTACAAAACTCGAGTTCGGCCTCGACAAGAAGTATTACCTGATCTTCCCCTTGCAGGAAGTAATCATGCTCTTTGTCATACTCCTTTTGGTATCCGCGATAGCTTTTATGGCGGCGAGGGGAAAACGCGACCTGGGTGAATTCCTTGTGTATTTCTATGTTTTAAAAAAATCCGTAACTGCAATAGGAGGGTTAAATACTTTCAGGGGATATATTTCAACGATAGACGGCCCTATTTCCGATATAATGAAAATGTTTGACAATAAAGATAAGTTCTTCGTATCAGACGGCTCGGAAGAATTTACCGGGCTTAAAGAAACTATCAGATTTAACCATTTGAAATTCTCTTATTTTGGTAACGAGAAAATGGTCCTGGAAAATATTAATTTTTCTATTAAGAATGGCTCTCTCACGGCGATAGTAGGTGAGACAGGAGCCGGCAAGACGACCCTGATAAACCTCCTTTTACGATTTTATGATTGTCCCCCATCGACTATTCTCATTGACAATGTAGACATTAGAAAATTTAGCACGAAATCTCTCATGTCCCATATGGCGCTAGTATCGCAGGAAGGATTGATATTCAACGATACTATACGGAACAACATAGTATACGGCTTGAAGGAGAAGGTGTCCGATAAAGACTTGAACGAGGCTATCGCGAAAGCTCGCCTAAGCAATTTTATCAACAGCCTCCCCGCCGGCCTGGATACGGTTATAGGTGACCGTGGCGTGAGGCTTTCAGGCGGCGAAAAACAGCGCCTCGCGATCGCAAGAATGCTTCTTAAGCCCGCGGACATAATCATCCTTGATGAAGCAACTAATGCACTGGATACGCAGACTGAAAAATTGATCGAGGAATCAATTTCAGAGTTGATAAAAAGTAGAACGGCGATCGTGATCGCCCATAGACTGTCCACCATAAAAAATGCCGACAAAATCGTAGTTATACAAAATAAAATATTGGCAGAAGAAGGCACATTGTCAGAATTGTTGGAAAGGAAAGGCGCGTTTTACCAATATTGGCAAGCACAAAAATTTTATTGAGCGTATGATACGAAAATCTTAGTAAGACCGGAAAGATAATCGCAGATTATCGGATCGATTATAACAATAAAAGATAGGGCACGATACTTTAAACCAATGAATAGGTAATATAAGACGTGGAAGATTGGCTTATACAAAAACAGAAAGACGCTATAAATAAAAAATTTGCCGATAATAAATCAATAGCGTTCGAAAGTAATTATTGCCATGACTATTTTCGAAAAATTCCATTATCGGCAGGAATAACATAATATGAAACCGCAGGATTTAACGGATTTTAAGGTGCTGGGTGTGCGTATAAATGCCGTCCAGATCCCGGATGTTATTGCCAGGATAGAAGATTGGATCAAGGAAAAGGCCGGATGCCATTTTATAGCTGTCACCAGCATGCACGGCATAGTAGAAGCCCAGCGTAATCCGGGCTTTAAACAAATTTTAAATTCAGCAGATATGGTCGTCCCTGACGGCGCGCCGCTCGTGTGGCTCGGCCGTATGAACGGGAAAGCGTTAAAACGTCGTGTTTATGGTTCAAAGCTAATGGATGCCTTCTGCCGGCAGACCGGAAAAAAATATAAACATTTCTTATACGGCGGAGCGCCGGGCACGCCTGAACTCCTGGCGAAGGTCCTGGGTAAAAATTATGGATCAAATATTGTAGGAACTTTCTCTCCCCCATTCCGGGCTCTTACGCCCGAAGAAGACTCCAAAATAATGGCCTTTATCAACAAAGCTCAACCTGACATAATATGGGTCGGATTGAGTACGCCTATACAAGAAGGATGGATGTACTCGCATAGAAATAAATTGAATGCTCCCGTAATGATTGGTGTAGGAGCGGCGTTCGATTTTCTGGCAGGGTTAAAGGCTCAAGCCCCCCGGTGGATGCGGGAACATGGTTTGGAATGGTTCTTCAGGCTTATCACAGAACCTGCGCGGCTCTGGCGCCGCTATTTGATCGGCGGTTCAAAATTTATCTACTATCTTATAATTGAACGACTGGGAATAAAAAATCCGAAAGGAGTCGGAAATGATAAAGAATAAAAAAATTCTGGTAACCGGGGCGGGCGGGTTCGTGGCGTCTCATCTGGCGCGGGAATTGTATGCTCAAGGTAATTTTGTAAGAGTAGCGGATATAAAATGGGACGGATATATAGATGAGCCTTACTATTCCGAAAAATTAACGCTTGATCTGAGAGATTCTAAAAATTGCCTGACAGCGACAAAAGGGATGGATTATGTTTTCAACCTGGCGGCAAATATGGGCGGCATAGGTTTCATTACCGAGGTTTGCGCGGATATCGTATATGACAATACGCTTATAAACGCGAATATGGCAAAGAGCTGCGTCGAAAATAAAATAAACCGTGTCTTCTTTTCCTCATCCGCATGCATATACCCTACATTTAAACAGGAAACGCCCGATGTCAAACCGCTCAAGGAAGAGGACGCGTACCCTGCGGATCCGGACAGTTTTTACGGCTGGGAGAAACTTTATGCGGAAAAGATATTCCAGGCATTTAAGCGGGATTATAAGCTTGATATACGCATAGCGCGGTTTCATAATATTTACGGCCCTGAGGGAACTTACGAAGGCGGCAGGGAAAAATCTCCCGCTGCCCTGTGTAAAAAAGTGGCGGATGCAAACAACCCAGGCGAAATAGAGATCTGGGGGGACGGCGACCAGACGCGCTCCTATTGCTATATCGATGACTGCGTTAAGGGATGCATCCTGCTTATGGAATCGGATCATATCGAGCCTTTGAATATAGGATCAGACAGGCTGATCTCCATTAATAAATTGGCGGATATGATCAT from Candidatus Omnitrophota bacterium includes:
- a CDS encoding ABC transporter ATP-binding protein gives rise to the protein MRFQRPNIKILSSLLAAWDLLQKTGVSVYYLIISSILAIVSSIFEGISAITLIPLLNGVIHVDFSFTKENKAFSYLIYIFSGNLNLSNTAIFIILLVIVFLSAVLKNIFQYLSALSFSYFSWQSINKLRTSIFDRYLSFGKLFYDRSSAGYLQTVMLDYTNQISQRMLQANVALTQIFLLVIYSILMIFISWKLTLVIIIISPFFYFGSQWLIVKIKKNSNAYTEFYAAMSRKLQNVLSCIPLVKVYNNEDGENRDFIRINNITTKLEFGLDKKYYLIFPLQEVIMLFVILLLVSAIAFMAARGKRDLGEFLVYFYVLKKSVTAIGGLNTFRGYISTIDGPISDIMKMFDNKDKFFVSDGSEEFTGLKETIRFNHLKFSYFGNEKMVLENINFSIKNGSLTAIVGETGAGKTTLINLLLRFYDCPPSTILIDNVDIRKFSTKSLMSHMALVSQEGLIFNDTIRNNIVYGLKEKVSDKDLNEAIAKARLSNFINSLPAGLDTVIGDRGVRLSGGEKQRLAIARMLLKPADIIILDEATNALDTQTEKLIEESISELIKSRTAIVIAHRLSTIKNADKIVVIQNKILAEEGTLSELLERKGAFYQYWQAQKFY
- a CDS encoding WecB/TagA/CpsF family glycosyltransferase, whose amino-acid sequence is MKPQDLTDFKVLGVRINAVQIPDVIARIEDWIKEKAGCHFIAVTSMHGIVEAQRNPGFKQILNSADMVVPDGAPLVWLGRMNGKALKRRVYGSKLMDAFCRQTGKKYKHFLYGGAPGTPELLAKVLGKNYGSNIVGTFSPPFRALTPEEDSKIMAFINKAQPDIIWVGLSTPIQEGWMYSHRNKLNAPVMIGVGAAFDFLAGLKAQAPRWMREHGLEWFFRLITEPARLWRRYLIGGSKFIYYLIIERLGIKNPKGVGNDKE
- a CDS encoding NAD-dependent epimerase/dehydratase family protein gives rise to the protein MIKNKKILVTGAGGFVASHLARELYAQGNFVRVADIKWDGYIDEPYYSEKLTLDLRDSKNCLTATKGMDYVFNLAANMGGIGFITEVCADIVYDNTLINANMAKSCVENKINRVFFSSSACIYPTFKQETPDVKPLKEEDAYPADPDSFYGWEKLYAEKIFQAFKRDYKLDIRIARFHNIYGPEGTYEGGREKSPAALCKKVADANNPGEIEIWGDGDQTRSYCYIDDCVKGCILLMESDHIEPLNIGSDRLISINKLADMIIAISGKKISKKHNLSAPQGVRGRNSDNTRLRQILGWEPQITYEKGLVITYNWIKNRTSKKEAVKSKN